The genomic interval TTATGTGTGTAGCATAATTACAAACTCTGCTTCAGCAGCAATACTAAAGCATTACAAACTTTGCAGTAATGTAAAAAGTTATTCATTCTTAGTAGCGTATGTATTCATTAATACAAGCAGCAGATTGTTTGCATTAGTGAATACATTTAACTTCCGATAGAATTTAACTTTTAGATGTGAACCGAATATTTAATTTTAGTAAATGATTCTTATCATTATATATATAATTATATTACAGATTTGTTACAAAGTCAATACTTCATCTAAAAAAATCTTGACAACATGCAGAACAGTCATACAGAGTGCTTCTTGGTAGAATTTATAAATTTAAAATTTAAAAAACCGTCTCTTATGTTGTAAAAACAAGAAGAGACGGTTTTATTCTACATATTGTATTTAGGTTGAGACTACCACCACTTGTTTTTTCGACTTCTTTTTTATTTGTTCAGAACCTTTTTCTATTTCTGAAGATATATATTGTTTTAATTTATCCATTCGTTCAACAGTTTCTTTTTCGGACTCCTGCTCTTCTATCAATGCTTTTTTATAAAAATGTATTTCTTTAAATAATTTTAATTCCTTTTTACTTTCTTTTTGAGAATCAAAAAAACTTTTTACTTTTTCATAATTTTCATCATAAATTAATGATTCACCCTGTTCATCTGTTACACAATATTTTACTCTATCTATAACCTCTTCACGGAAAGAAAGTTCTTCTAAAATTTTCGCTTTTTCTTTTCTAACCTTTAGTTGTGCGAGCTGTTGCACACGTTGGTTGAGATGATATTGAATCTTAGAACTTTCTCGACCTTGCTCTTCCATTTTAGTTTTCAGCACTTCATAGTCAGATTGAAGCTTGTTAAATTTATTAATTGATACCGATTTTCTTTCGGGTTTAACTTCTTCTGCTTCAGGACTTTCTTCAACCTCTTTTTTAATAGTAAATTTAACATCTTCGTTTCTATGTTGTCTTCTCAAATAGTTAAGATAATGTTTAGTTTCTTCATAGTCATATGAAGAAAAAGGGCGGCTTTCATATAAACAGTCAGAACGATTTATGGTATATTTTATTTTTTCTGATTTAGGAAGGTCTTTCATTTTTTTAACTTCTTCTATTGCTTCCGCTACTGGTTCGAGTTCATTTACTTTTTTAACAAGTTGTCTGGTTTCTTTTACCGTAAAATCCACGTTAATAATTTGTTCCGCAAGTTCCTTTCTTGCCGTCTCATCGCTGATTCTGGTGAGAAGGTATGTTTCTTCTATGCCTTTTTTATTTAGAAGGTCAGTCAACTGACCCATTTTTTTACAATGTTCTGCAATGGCAATAAATTTCTTTGCCTGTGTTTCTTTCAGATTAATTCTACTATCTGCAAGCCATTTAAGCCATTCCCCTTCTTTTTTAAGTTGTTCTTTTGCTTCAACGCATACAGAAGCCATTTCAAGAAGTGAATTTCCGAATTTGTTCCTTGCAGTTACATATGATTCCGCAAGGGAATCAAAAGTTTGCTCTTGTGCTGTCGGTACTGTTATGGAAGTTTCATTATTCATTATTTGTACTCCTTAAAATTACAGGATAGTAATTCAAATATCTCTTTATTTTTTATACCCATTTTAAATTTTTTAATAACTTCATATATCAAAATCATTTACATTTATTTATTAAAATGCCGTAAATAATATGTATAATTGAAAAAAATATAGAATTTCAAGAAAATTGCAGACCTGTCAAGGGCTTACTTATAAATTAATCTTAAGACTACCTCTATCGTAGGATTTTAGGTCTAACGAGCGATAGGCACCTACTTTATCTGGAGTTATCATACTTGTATGAGTTAAATTAAAAGCAATAAAGAACCAGATATTAACGGTTTAGTTAGATACAAAAGAATAACTGTAAAGATATTTTAATTTAAAAAAAGTGAATGAAGCACAAAACCCTGTAATGAAGGGGGATTTTGTAACGGAGTTTTAACCTATGACAATGCAACTATCTAAAAAAAGAACTGGTCATTATCGTTACGGGTGGTATCTATGGGAGCTGATAACCGACTTGGATTTAAAAATTGATGATATAGCAGAGATTCAGAGTAAAGAAGGCTATCCGCCTAACCCATACGGTTTATACACTCCAAAGAAAAAAGTAAGAACCTATAAAAGCGGTAAAAAAGAGTATATCTATCAATGGAGAAGTAGCACAAACAGTGATTGAAGGAGTAGTATACCTATGCAGACAAATGAAATCAAGGCAAAAATCACGGCTGAAATCGTAGAGAGTCTTAAGACTAATCAAAGTTTATGGTCAAAAAGCTGGAAACCCTCTACCCCTCAGAATTATGAGAGTAAACACGCTTATTCAGGTATCAATAACCTGATTTTAACTCTTAAAGCAATGAATAAAAGTTATCAGTCGCCATTCTGGTTGACCTTTAAGCAGGTAGACAAATTAGATCACAGTGTCTTGAGAGGGGAAAAGTCAACAATGATAGTTTTCTATTCTCTGATAGACTCGAAAAATACGAATGAAGACGGTGAAAAGAAAAAAATACCGCTCCTAAAGTATTATAATTTATTTAATACCGACCAGACAACTTTAAAAAATAAAATAAATAATGATACCAGCATTGATCCTACATTACAAAATGAAGACTTAGAGCAGATTATAAATACTTTTGATTGTCCTATAGTATACGCTTCTCAGGATAGGGCATTTTATAGACCTATAGAAGACAAAATTTACTTGCCGACTAAAGGACAATTTAAAACAATACATGGCTATTACGCTACAGCTATGCATGAAATGGCACACGCTACAGGTCATGAGAGAAGATTAAAAAGGGATTTATCAAGTAAACTTGGTTCTATGGGTTATGCTAAAGAAGAATTAATAGCAGAAATTGCTACAATGTTTATTCTAGGCTATTACAGCATAGATAATAAAGAAATAAGCAATAATAATATAGCTTATATTAATTCATGGCTTAAACTCCTACAGAATGACAGTAATTTTATCTTTACCGCATCAAAACAAGCAGGTGAGATTCTCGAATACATAACAAAAGATAATAATAAAACTACTGAAAATAAAGAATCGGAACTTATTGCAGCATAAAGTAGGGGGGAATCCCCCCTGTTCTTTAAAATATTAACTAAATTTAAAGAAAGTGAGGCAAAATATGGGCATGCGAGTACAAATAGGATTCACACACAGTGAAATTAAGGGCAATGATTTATTAGAACTTGTTAAAACAGCTGAAGCAAATCCCTTCATTTATCTGCACTGGGGATTTAAGGCGGAAGATCAAGAAAGTTTAGATTCGGTTAAAGGATTTATAAAGGAATTTCATAAACACAGGGGGCATGATATTGTGTATCTTCCTTTTTGGTTAGTACATTACTTTGCTAACAATGATATTAAAGCCTGTAAATCCCTTAAAACTGCTTTTAGCTATGAAGAATTTAACTACAATGTTCTTTCTCACGGGATTGATAACAACATTCACGGGGATATTGAGTATTTATACCTTGTTTCACCTACTCAAATATATTGTCTTTCCCCAAAATATAAAAATTATGAAATTTATGATTATTCTTTAATCAAAACTGAACCGCTGAATTAATTATTTCTACCTGAATGCAACACAATAGGTATTGTGTAAGATTCACCGAATAAGGCAAAATGTAGACAGTGTAAATGTTTGAGGCAATTTCTCTAAATCCTGAATATGGATGATTTAACAAAACGTATCTGTTAGTAACATTGAATGAAACATAAAGGAGTTTTTACTATGGAATTTGTACAACCGTTACGTGAAAAAAATTGTATCGAAAAAGTTAAAAATATTTTACTTAAAAATGGTTATCGGGATTATTTATTATTTGTTGCAGGAATTAATACAGGTTTAAGAATATCGGATTTATTGAAATTGCGTGTATCGGATGTGAAAGATAAATCACATATTGAGTTTAGGGAAACTAAAACGGGCAAGAACAAGCGTTTTTATATCTCTCCTACACTTAAGACCTGCTTCGATAATTACACGTCTTCTATGACCTCCAGCGAGTTCCTTTTTCAGAGTCGCAAGGGAATTAATAAACCGATTACAAGAGTACAAGCGTACAAAATTATTAATGATGCCGTAAAGTCTACAGGATTATGCGATAAAATCGGTACTCATACTTTAAGAAAGACTTTTGGATATTGGCATTATCAACAATTTAAGGATATTGCTGTATTGCAGGATATTTTTAATCACTCTGCTCCTTCTGTAACTCTTCGTTATATAGGGATTAATGACGATATGAAAGATAAAACTATTGCTGAATTTGCTTTGTAACCGCAAATATTTGGGTTTTTTAAGCCTTCCTTTTAGGTCATCATTGAAATTCGTTTTATTCGATAACATCTTAACCGTCTTTGTCCTCTACCTTAAAGCCTATTGCCTTTGTAGCAGGTGTTTTAGTAAGCTCTGAAAGTTGCTTCAACTGTAGAAAAATATCATTAATATCGGCACTTGTATCTTTTGCATATAACATGAAGCGACTTTCAAGCTCATCATACCTTTGAGACAATTCTTTGTTTGTCAAAGCGAACTCTTTAAGTTTTACAAATATTTTTATTATCTGAATATTTACTGCTATCGCTTGCTTACTCTTTAGCACACTGCTCAACATCGCCACCCCATGCTCATTAAAGGCATATGGATTAGTTGTAGAAAATTTAATAGTTTGGAGGCGGTCGCAATTTGCGACCAGCTCATTTTTCTCATTATCATTAAGCTGGAACATAAATTCTGACGGAAACCGCTCAATATTACGCTTAACAGCCTCATTAAGTCTCTTTGTATCGACTCCGTAAAGCTCTGCTAAGTCTCTATCAATCATAACTTTTTGATTGCGGATGACAAATATCTTATTTTCTATTACATCTATCGAAATAATATTATTATCCATATTGACCCTTTTACTTTGCTTATCGGATTCTATCCTATTTTAAAACATATCCAGCAATCGGGCAACTTTATTAACCACCCTGCTTCTGTTTTATAGTGATCATTTTAAATCAAAATCAAAGAAATATTTTAATGAAATATCGAGTGTTTCACATAACTTAACGAGTGTAGAAAGTCGGGGTTCTTTTAGCCCACGCTCGATTTCACTTAATCCGCCTTTAGAAATACCGCTCTCATAAGCAAGTTTTTCTAACGTAAGTTTTTGCTCTTGTCTGAGCTGTGTAATTCTGTTACCTACCTGTATATTTAAACTCATTATGATTTACAAACCCCTTTGTTCATATTCATGAACTTCAAGGTTTATAATAATTAATTCATATGTTATACTAGTTCACATAAATGAACTTATGAAACTTTTTTATTTTTAAAAATTTTAATTTCGCCGATAGTCAATGCTATATTAAATATATGCTTTTCGGGTTGGATACATAATTAATTCTAAAGAGCTTTTGGATTACAAAACTCGTATTACCTTTCTAGTAAAGGGTTATACCCCCCCCCCCCCCGAAACCTTGATTATACCTGAGAAAAAGAGTACAGTATATTACATATCTTTATTAAAACTATTTTAAAACAATAAATTTATATCTTTCGTGTCTTATTTAGCTGTGTTTAGAAGAAAATATAGAGTTGTCGTGTCAGTATTATTTGAAAGGGTGGCTATTATGCAGTGGTTTAAGAATTTTAAGATTTCGCAAAAGATCTTGGCGTTTGTTGCAATGGCAACATTATTTATTTGTATTGTCGGTTATGTCGGATTTCATTTCACCACAAAAGGTGCAAACGATATGACAGCTATTTACAAAGACAGAGCACTACCTATGATGTGGATGTATGATGCTGTCGGCAATGTTAACAACATAGAAGCTCTTATTAATGAAATAAATGCAACATCCGATAAAAATACACAAAAAGCAATGTATGATGAAATTGTTGCAAACAGAGAAGACAATAATAAAATACTGGCGGAATATGAAAAAACAAAGCTTGACCCTTTTGAACTCAAAACATTGGCAGAATTAAAAAATAACCTTCAGGAATACAGTGTTGTTCAGACAAAAACTATTGATATGGGAATGAACGGCAATAGAAACGAAGCCGAAAAATATTTTCTGTCTAACATAGATGCGGCCCAAAAAGTAGGTGATAATTTTAAAGCTCTTGCAGATTACAATGCTAAAGTTGCCAAGGAGTTGAATACTCAAAATGACAAAGATGCAGCAGAAGCAGTCGCTCTTATAATAGGAATTATTGTTGTGGCAGTGGTACTTGCTGTATCTATCGGATTAATGATCGCAAGTATTATTTCTAAGCCGATAAACGCTGTAGTAGAAAACTTAAATGAAGTGGCTAAAGGAAATCTTGCAATTGATGAAGTTCATAATGATTCTAATGATGAAACAGGAATCCTTGCAAAATCGCTTAATCTTACCGTGAAAAACCTTAGAGCACTTATCGGTACAGTTTCTAAATCAATTGAAGAAATTTCTGCAAATTCCGAAGAAATGAGTGCTTCATCTGAACAAACGGCACAAGGAGCTCAACAGACAGCAACCAGCACTCAACAGTTAGCTCAGGGTGCTCAGGAAATTTCAAGAAATGTTGAACTGGGGGCTACAAGCATTAACGGTTTAAATAAAACCATTCAGGGTGTTGCTCTGGAAGCAGGCGTAGTAGCTAAACTTGGTAATGACACAGAAACAAATGCTAATGTAGGTGCTGAACACGTTAAAAAGGCAGTGCTTAAAATAGACAGCATCAAAAATGTTGCTGGTGCTATCTCCATTAATATTGCCGAACTCGGAAAATTAAGTTCAGACATTGAGCAAATCGTTGATTTAATTAAAAATATTGCAGGACAAACCAACCTTTTAGCCTTAAATGCTGCTATTGAAGCTGCCAGAGCAGGAGAACACGGAAAAGGCTTTGCTGTAGTGGCAGATGAAGTCAAAAAACTTGCAGGACAATCAGCAGGAGCAACAGAAAAAATAACAGCTATGATTAAAGAAATTCAAAATAAAACGCATATCGCCGTAAATACTATGGATAAAGCAACTAAAGAAGTTGAAGAAGGCGTGTTTGTAATCAACGATGCAGGAAAAGCACTAGATAATATTATTTCTCAGGTAAAACAGGCTAATAATAAAATACAGGGTATCACTAAAGATATAGACGGAGTCGCTGTCAGCTCAGAAGAAGTTTTAAGAATGGTTGAAAATATTTCCGCTATAACAGAAGAAACGGCTGCAAGTGCGGAAGAGATTTCAAGCATTACCGAAGAACAAACAGCGAGCCTTGAAGAAATAAGCGCAAGCTCTCAAACACTTGCTAAAGTTGCTGAAGACTTACAAAAACAGGTTTCTGTATTTAAAATTTAGGAATCCGACAATGTTAATTAAGTTTGATGATTCCTTATTAACAGGGATTACGGATATAGATATTCAGCATAAGTATCTGTTTAATGCAATAAATAGCCTTGAAGATATTGATAATCACGAAGAACAATTGCGTTTTGCTATTTGTGATATTGAAGAGTATGCCTCTGAACATTTTAAAACAGAAGAACAATATATGGCTGAATGTAAATATCCTGAAACAGAAGAGCATATTAAAGAACATCAAGAATTTTCTGAAAACTATAAAGCATTACAATCAATATTGGACAAACATGATGTTTCCGATGACTTCCTTATTGAGTTAAAGAGCTTTTTAGCAAACTGGATTGTAAAGCACTATACAGAAATTGATGTCAAAATGGCTAAATTTATTAAATATTCGTATAAAAAATCATAAAGGAGACTTACTATGGCTTCAGTCGATACAGAAAGTGATGAACTACAGCTTATAGCATTTAAACTGGGCAATGAAGAATACACCGTGCCGATAGAAAGCGTTCAAGAAATTATTATGCCTCAGCAAACTACTCACATCCCAAAATCCCCTCAATTTGTAGAAGGGATTATAAATCTCAGAGGTCATATAATCCCTATAATTGACGGAAGAAAAAGATTTGACATAAAGGTTACTGAAAATAATGCAGACACAAGAGTCATTGTGCTTGAACTTGATGACCATACAGTAGGCTTAATCGTTGATTCCGTTTCGGAAGTCGTTCATCTTAAAAAGAGCAATATTGAACCGTCCCCGACAGAAAATGACGAAAACAGCTTTATAGTCGGAGTCGGAAAACATCAAGACAGGCTTCTTTTATTATTAGATGCTTCTAAAATTCTTGATATAAAAGAGACTGAGCATATAAAACAAACACTGGAAGCCGTGAATAAGATTTCAAAACTACAGGAAACAATAGCCGAAGCGAATGTCAGCGTTTGAAAATCTTATAATTTAATGAACAATGACAAGAGGTTTCCGACTTAAATTCAGTAACAAGGAATCCATTAATAATTTTGTGTAAACCTCCGAAAATACGTATAGTAGAAAACGGAGGTTTTTCAAATTTCCCCAGGATATTAATAATCTTTTTAAAACTAACAACAATATGTTTGTTTTAATTGACAGATGCAAAACCTAAGCGGGCGACATAAACTCTTCTTAAAATCGATGCTGTGAGCCTCATAGTTGAAATAAAGAAAGCTCATAAGGTTTCACTTATCTAAATATCAGAACTCAATTGTCGATAAATTTCTTAGGTTGAGGGGTATGGCACAGAACCTCCTAACTGTCTTTTGTATCGTAAAGAACAAAAAGCGGGACCTTAAGAAATTTTATTGATTCTCCGATAAAAAAAGAAGAGAAAAATTAATCGGAGGAACAAAGAATGTCAAAGTTATTTACAAAGGAACAAGCAAGAAAATTTCTAAAAGAAGGAAATTTTAAAAATGCAGAAGGCATAGCAAGCGCCATAAAAGAAAGTTTCAAAGAAGTATTGCAAGAAGCCCTTGAAAATGAGCTTGAAGAAGAGCTCGGCTATTCTCGATATGATTGGGCAAACAAAAATACAGACAACAGCAGAAACGGTCATCATAAAAAGACTGTTCGCTCAGAGTTCGGCAAAGTGGAACTTGATATTCCGCATGATAAAAAAGGCGAATTTGAGCCTGTCATCGTGCCAAAGAACTCAAGAGAAGTATCTCCGAGCATAAATGATATGATAATTTCAATGTATGCCAAGGGAATGACAACTCCCGATATTCATTTTCATATGCAAAAAATATACGGGCTTGATATTTCAGAAGATTTAGTTTCAAAGATAACGGATAAAATCCTTCCGAAGGCAAAAGAATGGCAAAAAAGACCGCTTGATTCTATTTATCCGATAGTCTATCTTGACGGAATGGTTTTCAATGTTGTAGACAACGGCTCTGTCGTGAAGAAAACGGCATATATCGTTTACGGAGTGAATACAGACGGGCATAAAGATATTCTGGGCATTTGGATAGGAGAAGCCGAATCTTCAAAATTTTGGATGTCAGTTTTGTCTGACCTCAAAGAACGAGGGGTAGAAGATATTCTTATTGCTTCAATAGACGGATTAACAGGATTCAAAGACGCAATTAAGGCAGTTTTTCCCAAGACAGAAATCCAAAGATGCATTGTTCATCATATCAGAAATTGTACAAAGCACGTTGTACATAAGGACAGAAAAGAATTTTGCAGCGATATGAAGCCTATTTACAAGGCAATAAATGAAGAAGCGGCAATTGAAGCTTTTGATGAATTTTCGGAAAAATGGAAAGCCAAATATCCTTATGCAATAAGGTCTTGGAACAACAATTGGAATGAACTTATGGCTTTTATGAAATTTCCCGCTGAAGTCAGGAGGCTGATTTATACCACAAACCCCATAGAAGCTTTTAACAGGGGCGTAAGAAAAATTACAAAGTCCAAAACTTCTTACAGAACTGACGATAGTCTTTTTAAAATCTTATATCTTGCATCTATTGATATACTTGATAAATGGACTATGCCGCTTCAAAACTGGAGTTTGATTTTTAATCAATTAGTGATATATTTTGAGGGAAGAATTTAAAAGATGATAATTTCTCCTTACAAAAAAATTATCATCTCAAACAAAAAGTATAAATTTAATTTTTATCAGAATCAAAAGAATTATTTAAAATCCCCAAAAAGCCCCTCAGAGGGGCTTTTAAAATGCTTTAAATTACTATTAATTACTAAAAACTAATTCTCTATCTGTTTTAATCGGAACGATTGAACCAGCAGGAACTATCGTATCTTTACCTCTAGGAGCTACGAACAATAAAGATATAGGAAGAAATAATACAGAAGCTACAACAATAGGTATAAATTTGTTGCTATCTGGGTCAAATCTGTCGGTAGCATGTTTTTCCACAACATTAGAAACAGGGATTATTTTTCCACTTGCTAAATTAATAGATGTTAATTGGATACCGACTCTTCCATTAGTTCCAAAGTAAGTTTTTGATTCCACGGAGGATACTGTGCCCTTTACCTTTGAGCCTTTTGGAATAACTACTGCATCGTTAACGGTTACATCGTCTGCAATAGACATATCAACTCTTTGTCCAACAACACTATCTTTTGAAGACAACTGACTGTTTACAATTAAATTGATTGGAGTTCCTGGGTCTAATACCAAATCTTTTGCCAAAGTAATCGGACAAACGAATACGTTAACGAGAGTCACTAATAAACCAGTGACGAAAACTTTTTTCAACATAGACAACGACCTTTCTAAAAAATACACCAACAATTTTATCTTAGATGATGTCAATATATTTGTCAATATTTCTATTCACTAAAAAAGCATTTTTGATAGTCATAAAACTACTTGTTATATAAGTCATTAAAACAACCTTTATTCTTGTCCACCAAACTTATAATAGCAAAAGCACTCAAACGGTTAAAACCTTATCCATACAAAGAGGCTATTCATGGAAGTAGAAAAGAATAAACCAGTATATTCCACTAATGTTGCAGCCGACCTCAGTGGTATTTCAAAAAGTACATTGATGCGTTATGAAGAAAAAGGGCTGATTAATCCTTATAAGAGCAAGGGAGGGAAAAGACTTTACTCTCACAACGATATCGAATGGTTAATATGCCTTAAAGATTTAATTAAAAAGGGCTATAGTATTTTAAGCCTGAAAAAGCTTTTAAAATACGAATCTTGTTATGAGCTGAAAAATTGTTCTGAAGAAATTAAAGCAAAGTGTCAGATTATCAAAGACCAGTTGAAAAATCAGGGATAAACCTTTAGATATTGGCATTATCAACAATTTAAAGACGTTGCGGTATTCTAATATTATTTTAGTTAAATATGACGTTGTAAATAGTTATAATGAATTGTTAAATAAGGTTATGCACTAATTTGATGAACAATGATAAGAAGTTACCGACTCAAATTCAGTAACAATGTTTATCCGTATCCAATTCAGCATTTATTTTCAGGCATTGTTCCAGCTCATAACGCTCTAGGTGGCTTCGTAAAAGAAATCCCATTATTAAAGAGCTTGAAATTACGTCTTTTACGCTGATACCAACATTCTTTCTTGCCCTGTTCAGTAGTTCCGCATAGTCGTTTATTGCTTCAAGTACCTGTGGATCAATTCTGTCCGCCATTAACTTCTCATTTTTCTTAGTCTTCTCAAGGCTTGTAAAGAATTTTTTTATTTGTTTTCTTAAGCTCATTTTATTTCACCCCAATGAGAATGGTAATACACTTAAGTTATACCCTTAAGCGTGATTTTTTAAACATCACTGCACACATACAAGCCAGTTTAAGGCATGTTAAATTTTATTCAGGAGTGTTTGTACCTACGAATTTCAGGGTAAAACAATCATTGTAAGTTTTCGGAAAAATCTCATTAAAAAAACGGCTCATTTCTGAACCGCTCGTAAAATATTACTAATCATATTAAGCAATTTTTGTTAAAAGTTTAAATTGAACTTTAAACCCTAACGAATTTAATATTTTTAAAACTGAATCCATTGAAGGATTAATTTCATTTTTAAATATTCTGTAAAGCTGCTTCCTGTTGAATTTATTTTTTTCTGAAAACTCACTAACAGAGGATTTTGACTTAACAAGATGTTCAAGAGCTATACAAAAAGCTGCTATATCACCATCGTTCATATATTCATCAATAGAGGCATTAAGATAGGCTTCTGCTTCTTCGGGATCTTTTAATAGCTCAATTATATAATCATCCATATTTTTATATTTTCTCATTTTTACCTCCTTTATTTATTTTATGTAACCAATCGAAGATTGTTTCTTTCATTAAAGGATTTCTAAACTTATAATCTTGCCAGTACTCTTTTGCTTTTGATATATCCTTGTTTTGACTGTCTTTATCTCCTGCTACAAGAAATAATATAATGTCTTTTCCATTTTCTCTTATATAAATTCTTGTACCACCTGGATCAAAAAATCTTAATTCTCTTATAAGATCACTATTTGCCCCTTTAAT from bacterium carries:
- a CDS encoding methyl-accepting chemotaxis protein, with amino-acid sequence MQWFKNFKISQKILAFVAMATLFICIVGYVGFHFTTKGANDMTAIYKDRALPMMWMYDAVGNVNNIEALINEINATSDKNTQKAMYDEIVANREDNNKILAEYEKTKLDPFELKTLAELKNNLQEYSVVQTKTIDMGMNGNRNEAEKYFLSNIDAAQKVGDNFKALADYNAKVAKELNTQNDKDAAEAVALIIGIIVVAVVLAVSIGLMIASIISKPINAVVENLNEVAKGNLAIDEVHNDSNDETGILAKSLNLTVKNLRALIGTVSKSIEEISANSEEMSASSEQTAQGAQQTATSTQQLAQGAQEISRNVELGATSINGLNKTIQGVALEAGVVAKLGNDTETNANVGAEHVKKAVLKIDSIKNVAGAISINIAELGKLSSDIEQIVDLIKNIAGQTNLLALNAAIEAARAGEHGKGFAVVADEVKKLAGQSAGATEKITAMIKEIQNKTHIAVNTMDKATKEVEEGVFVINDAGKALDNIISQVKQANNKIQGITKDIDGVAVSSEEVLRMVENISAITEETAASAEEISSITEEQTASLEEISASSQTLAKVAEDLQKQVSVFKI
- a CDS encoding transcriptional regulator, producing the protein MRKYKNMDDYIIELLKDPEEAEAYLNASIDEYMNDGDIAAFCIALEHLVKSKSSVSEFSEKNKFNRKQLYRIFKNEINPSMDSVLKILNSLGFKVQFKLLTKIA
- a CDS encoding hemerythrin family protein, giving the protein MLIKFDDSLLTGITDIDIQHKYLFNAINSLEDIDNHEEQLRFAICDIEEYASEHFKTEEQYMAECKYPETEEHIKEHQEFSENYKALQSILDKHDVSDDFLIELKSFLANWIVKHYTEIDVKMAKFIKYSYKKS
- a CDS encoding chemotaxis protein CheW, whose translation is MASVDTESDELQLIAFKLGNEEYTVPIESVQEIIMPQQTTHIPKSPQFVEGIINLRGHIIPIIDGRKRFDIKVTENNADTRVIVLELDDHTVGLIVDSVSEVVHLKKSNIEPSPTENDENSFIVGVGKHQDRLLLLLDASKILDIKETEHIKQTLEAVNKISKLQETIAEANVSV
- a CDS encoding ORF6N domain-containing protein; this translates as MDNNIISIDVIENKIFVIRNQKVMIDRDLAELYGVDTKRLNEAVKRNIERFPSEFMFQLNDNEKNELVANCDRLQTIKFSTTNPYAFNEHGVAMLSSVLKSKQAIAVNIQIIKIFVKLKEFALTNKELSQRYDELESRFMLYAKDTSADINDIFLQLKQLSELTKTPATKAIGFKVEDKDG
- a CDS encoding type II toxin-antitoxin system RelE/ParE family toxin, with amino-acid sequence MIVNEKNLIPYSTENDRQPFLEWIAGTDRKTRMMVLTRLQRVRLGNFGDCPFIKGANSDLIRELRFFDPGGTRIYIRENGKDIILFLVAGDKDSQNKDISKAKEYWQDYKFRNPLMKETIFDWLHKINKGGKNEKI
- a CDS encoding helix-turn-helix transcriptional regulator, with the translated sequence MSLNIQVGNRITQLRQEQKLTLEKLAYESGISKGGLSEIERGLKEPRLSTLVKLCETLDISLKYFFDFDLK
- a CDS encoding MerR family transcriptional regulator; protein product: MEVEKNKPVYSTNVAADLSGISKSTLMRYEEKGLINPYKSKGGKRLYSHNDIEWLICLKDLIKKGYSILSLKKLLKYESCYELKNCSEEIKAKCQIIKDQLKNQG
- a CDS encoding IS256 family transposase, translating into MSKLFTKEQARKFLKEGNFKNAEGIASAIKESFKEVLQEALENELEEELGYSRYDWANKNTDNSRNGHHKKTVRSEFGKVELDIPHDKKGEFEPVIVPKNSREVSPSINDMIISMYAKGMTTPDIHFHMQKIYGLDISEDLVSKITDKILPKAKEWQKRPLDSIYPIVYLDGMVFNVVDNGSVVKKTAYIVYGVNTDGHKDILGIWIGEAESSKFWMSVLSDLKERGVEDILIASIDGLTGFKDAIKAVFPKTEIQRCIVHHIRNCTKHVVHKDRKEFCSDMKPIYKAINEEAAIEAFDEFSEKWKAKYPYAIRSWNNNWNELMAFMKFPAEVRRLIYTTNPIEAFNRGVRKITKSKTSYRTDDSLFKILYLASIDILDKWTMPLQNWSLIFNQLVIYFEGRI
- a CDS encoding site-specific integrase, with the protein product MEFVQPLREKNCIEKVKNILLKNGYRDYLLFVAGINTGLRISDLLKLRVSDVKDKSHIEFRETKTGKNKRFYISPTLKTCFDNYTSSMTSSEFLFQSRKGINKPITRVQAYKIINDAVKSTGLCDKIGTHTLRKTFGYWHYQQFKDIAVLQDIFNHSAPSVTLRYIGINDDMKDKTIAEFAL
- a CDS encoding zincin-like metallopeptidase domain-containing protein, yielding MQTNEIKAKITAEIVESLKTNQSLWSKSWKPSTPQNYESKHAYSGINNLILTLKAMNKSYQSPFWLTFKQVDKLDHSVLRGEKSTMIVFYSLIDSKNTNEDGEKKKIPLLKYYNLFNTDQTTLKNKINNDTSIDPTLQNEDLEQIINTFDCPIVYASQDRAFYRPIEDKIYLPTKGQFKTIHGYYATAMHEMAHATGHERRLKRDLSSKLGSMGYAKEELIAEIATMFILGYYSIDNKEISNNNIAYINSWLKLLQNDSNFIFTASKQAGEILEYITKDNNKTTENKESELIAA